The window GACCTGCACGTCGAGTGGCGCCACGGGGCGCGCGAGTTCCTGCACTGGCTGCGCGACGGGGACCTGGCCAGCAACAACCACGGGTGGCAGTGGGTCGCGGGTTCGGGCACCGACGCCTCGCCGTTCTTCCGCGTCTTCAACCCCGTGACGCAGGGGCAGAAGTTCGACCCCGAGGGCGACTACGTCCGCCGCTACGTGCCGGAACTGCGGCACGTGAGCGGGAAGGCCGCGCACACGCCGTGGGACGTGGCGGACGGGTACGCCCACGGGTACCCCGAGCGCATCGTCGACCACGCTCACGAACGTCAGGTCGCCCTCGACGACTACGCGCGCGTCAAGGGCTGACGCGCGCGACCTCGTCGCGGGCGCCGTCTCCCGGTGGCGAGCGGTCTGGACCGGAGGCAAGGTCGGGACACAGGGGTTTCGAGAAGTGGAGCTCACCGCCGCACGCCGGACGGAGTCCCGCATGTACCTGCACGTCCAGAAGCTCATCCACGAGATCGCCGACGACGAACCGGACCCCGCGGCGGCCAACGCGCTGCAGGAGGGCCTGGGCGGCCAGTTCGGCGAGATGCGCACGATGATGCAGTACCTCTTCCAGTCGATGAACTTCCGCGGGCCGAAGGCCAAGCCGTACAAGGACCTCCTCCAGGGCATCGGCACCGAGGAGATCAGCCACGTCGAGCTCATCGGGACGACCATCGCCCGCCTCCTGGACGGTTCCCCCCGCTACCAGGGCAAGGACTCCGACCCGCTGGACACCCCCGGCGCCGGCGGTGCCACCCCCCTGGCCAGCGCCCTGACCGAGGGCAACATCCACCACTACCTCGTGGGCGCCCAGGGCGCCCTGCCGGTCGACTCCGCGGGGAACCCGTGGAGCGGCAGCTACGTCTACAACTCCGGCAACCTCGTCCTGGACCTGCTGTACAACCTGATGCTGGAGTCCACCGGACGCCTGCAGAAGTGCCGCATCTACGAGATGTCGTCGAACAAGACGCTGCGCTCGACCGTGAGCTACCTCATCGTGCGGGACCAGGCCCACGAGAACAGCTACGCCAAGGCGCTCGAGACGCTCGGGGTGGACTGGAAGAAGCTCCTGCCGATCCCGAAGACGAACGCCGAACGCTTCCCCGAGGTCAAGCAGATGGTCGACCTGGGGTGGCAGTCGAAGCAGTACACGTTCGACCTCACCGGAGCTTCCGAGGCGGGCAAGATCGTGCGCGGTGCGTCGCCGTCGAACGACGGCACCGACCTCGACGGCACGGAGCAGGCCCCCGAAGGCGCGCCCCTGACCATCGCCGAGGAGCGGTACGAGGAGTTCGCCCCGGGCCTGGACCCCGAACTGATCGAACTCATCCAGGCCACGGCGGACTTGGAGATGGAGGAACCGGTCATGACCTACGGGCCCCTGGGATCCGGGGCCTGAGACCGGCCTGCGCCAGGACGACGACGGTGGTGCCACGGCGCGGGCCGGCTGGGGACCGGCCCACCCGCGGCACCGTCGTCGTCGCGCGACGGGCCTCGTCGGCACAGCCGTCGCCCCCACGGTGCTCGGCGGCGTGCTGGGCAGTGCAGGCCCGGGACGGGACCGCGCCGTCCTCGCCGAGCGCCGTCCCGGCGGCGCCGCCCGGCGGGTCGACGTGACCCGCCGGGAGGACGCCGACGTGGCCGTCGTCCTCGACGGGCCGACGGCGGCGAGGCCGACCGAGCAGCTGCGACGGGCTGCTCGAGGTGGACCTCAGGGCCGCCGAGCGCACCGTCCGACTCGCGGCGCTCCTGCTCCTGGAGCACGCACCCGCCTCTCCCGTCCTGCTCGAGTCGACGGTGGCGCACCGGGCCTCCCCGCACCACGCGACGTCTGCGCCGGCCGCCTCGACCTCACGCCGCGCCGTCCGTAGCCCCGACCCTGCAGGGTCAGGGCGCGGGGTGGCGCGCGTCGTACCGCAGGAACCCCCGTTGGGCGCTCGCGAGCGCCAGCACGGCGACCACGCAGGCCGCCCCGCCCGCGAGCGCGGCCAGCCCCTCGCCGATGCCCGTCGCGGCGGACCCGAGGACGAGGTCGCCGAGCCGCGGACCCCCGGCGACGACGACGATGAAGACCCCCTGCAGCCGGCCGCGCAGGGCGTCGGGGGTCGCGACCTGGAGGATCGTGCCGCGGAAGATCGAGCTGACGGCGTCGGCGGCCCCGGAGACGGCGAGCAGCCCGACGCAGGCCCAGAGCTTCCCGTCCGCCCCGTCGGGGGCGAGCACGAGCACGACGCCGAACGCGGCGACCGAGGCGCCGTAGACGGCGACGCAGCCGACGACGACCGCGCCCTGCCGGCGGACTCCGCCGAGGGGCCCGGACAGCAGCCCCGCGAGGACGGAACCGAGCGCGAACCCCGCCCCGAGCAGTCCGACGGTCCGCGCTCCCCCGCCGAGTTCGGCGGCACCGAGCGCGGGGTACAGCACGCGCGGCATGGCGAACACCATGGCGCACAGGTCGGCGAGGAAGGTGGCCCGCACGTTGGGCCGGGTGGCGAGGAAGCGGACGCCCTCCAGCACCGAGCGCAGGCCGGGCCGCCGGCTGCCCTCGAGCACCTCCGGCCGCATGGGCGGGAGCCGGTGCACGCCGACGAGTGCGGCCACGAACGTCACCGCGTCCACGGTGTACGCGGCCTGGAACCCCCACGTCGCGACGAGGAACCCGGCCAGCAGCGGCCCGACGGTCAGCGCGATCGCGTTCGTCGTCCCGGACAGCGCGTTGGCCGCCGGGAGCAGGTGGCGCGGGACGATCCCGGGGACGATGGCCGAGCGGGCCGGGTTGTTGACGGCGAAGGCCGCGCTCTGCAGGGCGACGAGGACGTAGAGCAGCCCGACGGAGTCGACGTGCCACCAGGCCTGGGCCGCGATCGCGATCGACAGGACCCACAGGACCGCCGAGGCGAGCAGCGCGACCCGTCGCCGGTCGTGGGCGTCGACGAGCGCACCGCCGTACAGGCCCAGCCCGACCAGCGGGACGAGCGCGACGACGCCCACGAGGCCGACGGCGAAGGTGGAGGAGGTGAGCGCGAAGACCTGCAGGCCGACGGTGACGACGGTCAGCTGGGTGCCGATGCCGGCCAGGGACTGCCCGACCCAGAGCCACCGGAAGGCGGGGACCTCGCGCAGGGGGGTGGTGTCGGCGAACAGGCGCCGCCGCGTCGCGGCGGGTGGTGAACTCACCGCCGCAGGATAGGTCGTTGTCCGGGAGAACCACCCGGCGAGGACCCGGCCCGGACGCGGAAAGCCCCCGGGTGCTTCCGCGCCGCCGGTCGCGAGACCGTCGACGTGGGCCGGTGGACAACCCGGCACCCGGGGACCCGGTGACTGCCGTGGATTCGCCGCGCTGCGCGGGGCGACCAGAGCGGTCCGCGTCCTTGCACGCAGCTGCTAGCGGGCAGCCACCTCACGCGTCCGATGAGAAACCATGTGTTCGGACCACCTCCTTCCCGTGTACCTCGACGGTAC is drawn from Kineococcus endophyticus and contains these coding sequences:
- a CDS encoding manganese catalase family protein; this translates as MYLHVQKLIHEIADDEPDPAAANALQEGLGGQFGEMRTMMQYLFQSMNFRGPKAKPYKDLLQGIGTEEISHVELIGTTIARLLDGSPRYQGKDSDPLDTPGAGGATPLASALTEGNIHHYLVGAQGALPVDSAGNPWSGSYVYNSGNLVLDLLYNLMLESTGRLQKCRIYEMSSNKTLRSTVSYLIVRDQAHENSYAKALETLGVDWKKLLPIPKTNAERFPEVKQMVDLGWQSKQYTFDLTGASEAGKIVRGASPSNDGTDLDGTEQAPEGAPLTIAEERYEEFAPGLDPELIELIQATADLEMEEPVMTYGPLGSGA
- a CDS encoding MFS transporter translates to MSSPPAATRRRLFADTTPLREVPAFRWLWVGQSLAGIGTQLTVVTVGLQVFALTSSTFAVGLVGVVALVPLVGLGLYGGALVDAHDRRRVALLASAVLWVLSIAIAAQAWWHVDSVGLLYVLVALQSAAFAVNNPARSAIVPGIVPRHLLPAANALSGTTNAIALTVGPLLAGFLVATWGFQAAYTVDAVTFVAALVGVHRLPPMRPEVLEGSRRPGLRSVLEGVRFLATRPNVRATFLADLCAMVFAMPRVLYPALGAAELGGGARTVGLLGAGFALGSVLAGLLSGPLGGVRRQGAVVVGCVAVYGASVAAFGVVLVLAPDGADGKLWACVGLLAVSGAADAVSSIFRGTILQVATPDALRGRLQGVFIVVVAGGPRLGDLVLGSAATGIGEGLAALAGGAACVVAVLALASAQRGFLRYDARHPAP